From Candidatus Methylomirabilota bacterium, one genomic window encodes:
- the rplU gene encoding 50S ribosomal protein L21 translates to MEAVIATGGKQYRVAPGQVISVEKLPGDRGATVEFRSVLLVTRDGQVIAEPTALKGARVSAEVLRQGRGRKVSIVKFKRRKNYRRHRGHRQAATTVRIMKIEV, encoded by the coding sequence ATGGAAGCGGTCATCGCAACCGGCGGCAAGCAGTATCGCGTGGCGCCCGGCCAGGTCATCTCGGTGGAGAAGCTCCCCGGGGACCGGGGCGCGACGGTCGAGTTCCGCTCCGTGCTCCTCGTCACGCGCGACGGCCAGGTCATCGCGGAGCCGACGGCGCTCAAGGGCGCGCGGGTCTCCGCCGAGGTCCTGCGCCAGGGGCGTGGCCGCAAGGTGTCCATCGTGAAGTTCAAGCGACGCAAGAACTACCGCCGCCACCGGGGGCACCGCCAGGCGGCCACGACGGTCCGCATCATGAAGATCGAGGTCTAG
- the rpmA gene encoding 50S ribosomal protein L27, with the protein MAHKKGVGSSRNGRDSNPQMLGVKRFAGQFVTGGSILVRQRGTRFRPGLNVGLGSDDTLFAKVDGYV; encoded by the coding sequence ATGGCGCACAAGAAAGGCGTCGGCAGCTCGCGGAACGGGCGGGATTCGAACCCTCAGATGCTGGGCGTGAAGCGCTTCGCGGGCCAGTTCGTGACGGGCGGCTCGATCCTCGTGCGCCAGCGCGGGACGCGGTTCCGGCCCGGGCTCAACGTCGGGCTCGGCTCGGACGACACGCTCTTCGCGAAGGTGGACGGCTACGTCA
- a CDS encoding sigma-70 family RNA polymerase sigma factor yields MTPLDAQRVDEDARLVEALRRDDPAAPEHLVDRFGDRVYRLALRITRSNEDAEEAAQDALWTAARKIHTFKGESAFGSWLYRIAANAAYQKLRSRRTKAAEVALDDVLPALDAGGRHFEPMDDWSNRVDERALQGELREVLTEAIDTLPPDYRTALVLHDVEGLSNPDIAEALGISLPAVKSRVHRSRLFVRKRLADYMKTA; encoded by the coding sequence GTGACGCCCCTGGACGCGCAGCGGGTGGACGAGGACGCGCGGCTCGTGGAGGCGCTCCGCCGTGACGATCCCGCCGCGCCCGAGCATCTCGTGGACAGGTTCGGCGATCGCGTCTACCGCCTGGCGCTCCGCATCACCCGGTCCAACGAGGACGCGGAGGAGGCGGCGCAGGACGCGCTCTGGACCGCGGCGCGCAAGATCCACACGTTCAAGGGCGAGTCCGCGTTCGGGAGCTGGCTCTACCGCATCGCCGCGAACGCGGCCTACCAGAAGCTGCGCTCCCGCCGGACCAAGGCCGCGGAGGTCGCGCTGGACGACGTGCTGCCCGCGCTCGACGCGGGCGGCCGCCACTTCGAGCCGATGGACGACTGGTCCAATCGCGTGGATGAGCGGGCGCTCCAGGGCGAGCTGCGGGAGGTCCTCACGGAGGCGATCGACACGCTGCCGCCGGACTACCGGACGGCGCTCGTCCTCCACGACGTCGAGGGCCTGTCGAACCCGGACATCGCGGAGGCGCTCGGCATCAGCCTGCCGGCGGTGAAGTCGCGTGTCCACCGCTCGCGCCTCTTCGTGCGCAAGCGCCTCGCCGACTACATGAAGACCGCCTGA